From the Amycolatopsis thermoflava N1165 genome, one window contains:
- a CDS encoding carbohydrate kinase family protein — protein MTGKASGPVDVFCAGTVFFDVILTGLRGFPALGTEVRAPGMGSSPGGIANLAVALSRLGLSTSLAAMFGTDAYGDYCWDVLSAHEGVDLERSLRFPGWHSPVTVSLVVDGERTMVTHAHDGPVPLDTAIGRPPRARAYFVHLGTEEQNWLRFARESGGLVFADIGWELSAACREQALDQLRHCDVFLPNRDEALALTGQRTVEAALRELLRHVPLVAITCGADGVVAADRASGEVVSVPALPVEAIDTTGAGDVFAAAFVLGTLSGWTPAERVRFATLCASLSVRQFGGSLAAPGWHDIATWWREADEELRQDYAFVAGLLPSHRLVPVRRASATLAAVSERG, from the coding sequence ATGACGGGCAAGGCTTCCGGGCCGGTGGACGTCTTCTGCGCCGGCACGGTGTTCTTCGACGTCATCCTGACCGGGCTGCGCGGGTTTCCCGCACTGGGCACGGAGGTGCGCGCGCCGGGGATGGGGTCGAGCCCGGGCGGGATCGCGAACCTCGCGGTGGCCCTGTCCCGGCTCGGCCTGTCGACCTCACTCGCCGCGATGTTCGGCACCGACGCCTACGGCGACTACTGCTGGGACGTGCTGTCCGCGCATGAGGGGGTGGACCTGGAACGGTCCCTGCGGTTCCCCGGCTGGCACTCCCCGGTGACGGTGTCGCTGGTGGTGGACGGGGAACGGACGATGGTGACCCACGCCCACGACGGGCCGGTGCCGCTGGACACCGCGATCGGGCGGCCGCCGCGGGCGCGGGCCTACTTCGTCCACCTGGGCACCGAAGAGCAGAACTGGCTGCGGTTCGCGCGCGAATCGGGCGGGCTGGTGTTCGCCGACATCGGGTGGGAGCTGTCGGCGGCGTGCCGCGAGCAGGCGCTGGACCAGCTGCGACACTGCGACGTGTTCCTGCCGAACCGGGACGAGGCGCTGGCGCTGACCGGGCAGCGAACGGTCGAGGCGGCGCTGCGCGAGCTGCTCCGGCACGTGCCGCTGGTGGCGATCACGTGCGGCGCGGACGGTGTGGTGGCCGCGGACCGGGCGAGCGGCGAGGTGGTGTCGGTCCCGGCGCTACCGGTGGAGGCGATCGACACGACGGGCGCGGGCGACGTGTTCGCGGCGGCGTTCGTGCTGGGCACGTTGTCCGGATGGACACCGGCCGAACGGGTCCGGTTCGCGACGCTGTGCGCTTCGCTGTCGGTGCGCCAGTTCGGGGGCTCGCTGGCGGCGCCGGGCTGGCACGACATCGCCACCTGGTGGCGGGAGGCGGACGAGGAGCTGCGGCAGGATTACGCGTTCGTCGCGGGGCTGCTGCCGAGCCACCGCCTGGTCCCGGTCCGCCGGGCG
- a CDS encoding nuclear transport factor 2 family protein: MPHIDVTDRARVYAEVQHFFARQIRLLDAADVEGFAATFTEDGRMHHASRDDDVRGRAAIVESLRANFAQHQGVVPRHWFDKLLIEPSGEDTVTVSYYALVTLTHADGSVTLLPTCLVDDVLVVRDGQLLTQSRSITRDDLLLVPSARRAS, from the coding sequence ATGCCGCACATCGATGTCACCGACCGCGCCCGCGTTTACGCCGAGGTGCAGCATTTCTTCGCCCGGCAGATCCGCTTGCTCGACGCCGCCGACGTCGAAGGGTTCGCGGCGACGTTCACCGAGGACGGCCGGATGCACCACGCGTCGCGCGACGACGACGTGCGCGGCCGCGCCGCGATCGTGGAGTCGTTGCGGGCGAACTTCGCCCAGCACCAGGGTGTCGTGCCCCGGCACTGGTTCGACAAGCTGCTCATCGAGCCCTCGGGCGAGGACACCGTGACGGTGTCCTACTACGCGCTGGTGACCCTCACGCACGCGGACGGTTCGGTGACGTTGCTGCCCACGTGCCTGGTCGACGACGTCCTGGTGGTGCGCGACGGGCAGCTGCTCACGCAGTCGCGCTCGATCACGCGGGACGACTTGCTGCTGGTGCCCTCGGCCCGGCGCGCGTCCTGA
- a CDS encoding MBL fold metallo-hydrolase has protein sequence MTATSERLGQIEQVAEGVYAYVQPDGGWCVNNAGVVVSGGESAVIDTAATERRALGLRAAASGVGAGRPSVLVNTHHHSDHTFGNVFFAPETLIVANEPTRAGIIENGLNLQQLWRDVEWGAVGVRPPVVTFEESLTVRIGDLRLELITVGPAHTVADTVVWIPQRRVLFTGDVVMSEVTPFTLMGSISGSVEALEALRRLDPAVVVPGHGPVAGPEVIDANLAYFHRIRDLVAGAAGRTPLEIAAAAGAGPFAGWLDSERLVPNIRRGLAEAQGLPQGAPLDILEAFGEMVTFNGAAPACHA, from the coding sequence GTGACCGCCACTTCGGAACGTCTCGGGCAGATCGAACAGGTCGCCGAGGGCGTGTACGCCTACGTCCAGCCCGACGGCGGCTGGTGCGTCAACAACGCCGGGGTCGTCGTCTCCGGCGGGGAGTCCGCGGTCATCGACACCGCGGCGACCGAACGGCGCGCGCTGGGACTCAGGGCCGCGGCTTCGGGCGTGGGCGCAGGCAGGCCGTCGGTGCTCGTCAACACCCACCACCACAGCGACCACACCTTCGGCAACGTGTTCTTCGCGCCGGAGACGTTGATCGTGGCGAACGAGCCGACCCGCGCCGGGATCATCGAGAACGGCCTGAACCTGCAACAACTGTGGCGTGACGTGGAGTGGGGCGCGGTCGGCGTGCGGCCCCCGGTCGTCACCTTCGAGGAGTCGCTGACCGTGCGGATCGGCGATCTGCGGCTGGAGCTGATCACCGTCGGCCCGGCGCACACGGTCGCCGACACCGTGGTGTGGATCCCGCAGCGGCGCGTGTTGTTCACCGGGGACGTGGTGATGAGCGAGGTCACCCCGTTCACGCTGATGGGCTCGATCAGCGGGTCGGTCGAGGCACTGGAGGCGTTGCGGCGCCTGGATCCCGCGGTCGTCGTGCCGGGGCACGGCCCGGTCGCCGGACCGGAGGTCATCGACGCGAACCTGGCCTACTTCCACCGGATCCGTGACCTGGTCGCCGGCGCCGCCGGGCGCACGCCCCTGGAGATCGCGGCCGCCGCCGGGGCGGGCCCGTTCGCCGGGTGGCTGGACAGCGAGCGCCTGGTGCCCAACATCCGCCGCGGCCTGGCCGAGGCCCAGGGGCTCCCGCAAGGGGCGCCCCTGGACATCCTCGAAGCCTTCGGTGAGATGGTCACCTTCAACGGGGCGGCGCCTGCGTGCCATGCGTGA
- a CDS encoding antibiotic biosynthesis monooxygenase family protein — protein MSEFTTTTMINPITVTGDPVRFREIIDLIAAYMSEQDGFVRLRFFQSHRHPEKYCMLAEWRDLDAHQAAADRRSPEVLGWFAELKELTEVAPDFFATLAARESVPLTHGTQAPPR, from the coding sequence ATGAGTGAGTTCACGACCACCACGATGATCAACCCGATCACGGTCACCGGGGACCCGGTGCGGTTCCGGGAGATCATCGACCTGATCGCGGCCTACATGAGCGAGCAGGACGGGTTCGTGCGGCTGCGGTTCTTCCAGTCGCACCGGCACCCCGAGAAGTACTGCATGCTCGCCGAGTGGCGGGACCTGGACGCGCACCAGGCCGCCGCCGACCGGCGCTCCCCCGAGGTGCTCGGCTGGTTCGCCGAGCTGAAGGAGCTGACCGAGGTGGCGCCGGACTTCTTCGCCACCCTGGCCGCCCGTGAGTCGGTGCCGCTCACGCATGGCACGCAGGCGCCGCCCCGTTGA
- a CDS encoding 3-hydroxyacyl-CoA dehydrogenase NAD-binding domain-containing protein, protein MSTTDSPAVAVLGGGTIGAGWAALLADAGYRVRVAVRRAETAQSVTAAIRLHAPALAADADALLARLTVTTDVAEAVTRAEVVLESISERLADKQELFAAVEQAAPAEALLLSSTSTLLPDAIGARLAQPGRVLVAHPFNPPHVIPLVEVLGGPDTEPKLVERTTEFLTALGRTPVVLRRPIAGFIANRLQTALLREAIHLVQQGVATAADIDDAITGSLGPRWAVVGPFQALHLGGGPGGIRQWFGHIGAGLAAGWSQLGTPDLDDEGIAELIAQTETAYGTDGYEQRVAARDRRQLAVLAALRDEEEEAR, encoded by the coding sequence ATGAGCACGACTGACTCCCCGGCCGTCGCCGTTCTCGGCGGCGGGACCATCGGCGCGGGCTGGGCCGCCCTGCTGGCCGACGCCGGCTACCGGGTCCGGGTCGCGGTGCGCCGGGCGGAGACCGCGCAGTCGGTCACCGCGGCGATCCGCCTGCACGCGCCCGCGCTGGCCGCCGACGCCGACGCGCTGCTCGCCCGGCTCACCGTGACGACGGACGTCGCCGAGGCGGTCACCAGGGCGGAGGTGGTGCTGGAGAGCATCAGCGAACGGCTCGCGGACAAGCAGGAGCTGTTCGCGGCGGTGGAACAGGCCGCGCCTGCCGAGGCGCTCCTGCTGTCGTCCACCTCGACGCTGCTGCCGGACGCGATCGGCGCGCGGCTCGCGCAGCCCGGCCGGGTCCTCGTCGCGCACCCGTTCAACCCACCGCACGTCATCCCGCTGGTCGAGGTGCTGGGCGGCCCGGACACCGAGCCGAAACTCGTCGAGCGCACCACCGAGTTCCTCACCGCGCTCGGCCGCACGCCGGTGGTGCTGCGGCGGCCGATCGCCGGGTTCATCGCGAACCGGCTGCAGACCGCCCTGCTGCGGGAGGCCATCCACCTGGTCCAGCAGGGCGTGGCCACCGCGGCCGACATCGACGACGCGATCACCGGTTCGCTCGGGCCGCGCTGGGCCGTGGTCGGCCCGTTCCAGGCGCTGCACCTCGGCGGCGGGCCGGGCGGCATCCGGCAGTGGTTCGGCCACATCGGCGCCGGGCTCGCCGCGGGCTGGTCGCAGCTGGGCACGCCGGATCTGGACGACGAGGGCATCGCCGAGCTGATCGCCCAGACCGAGACCGCCTACGGCACGGACGGCTACGAGCAGCGGGTCGCCGCACGGGACCGCCGCCAGCTGGCGGTCCTGGCCGCGCTGCGCGACGAGGAGGAGGAAGCCCGATGA
- a CDS encoding acyl-CoA dehydrogenase family protein has protein sequence MAADPHVLDAGHARAVAERHAGHADEHRAVGPETVEAVVAAGFARHLVPARWGGGEGGFAELTRAVAEVGRGDTSAAWLASLFAYSARLGAYLPEDGQAELWDKGPDVLVAAALVPGGRARSTPEGWRVSGRWPYTSGIDTADWTLACTRPEDGGPVFVAVPRADFTTADSWHTVGMRGTASHTLILDDVLVPPQRVFRSADAAAGHSAGNPGPVFEVPLRAISGLTFTAPLLGAARGAFDDFRRTLRPGSPAPAGVARADGETDAADLLLHRVAVTADRGGAGPAEVARGLRDSALAASLLVSAVDRLVTAAGTAGQSRDRPLQRFWRDVHTASSHVALRFDKASAAWLQLLEESTDRRSVDEHD, from the coding sequence ATGGCAGCCGACCCCCACGTCCTCGACGCCGGCCACGCCCGCGCCGTCGCCGAGCGGCATGCCGGCCACGCCGACGAGCACCGCGCCGTCGGCCCGGAGACGGTGGAAGCCGTGGTGGCGGCCGGGTTCGCCCGCCACCTCGTGCCCGCCCGCTGGGGCGGTGGGGAAGGCGGCTTCGCCGAACTGACCCGCGCCGTCGCCGAAGTGGGCCGGGGCGACACCTCCGCGGCGTGGCTCGCCTCGTTGTTCGCCTACTCGGCGAGGCTCGGCGCGTACCTGCCCGAGGACGGGCAGGCCGAACTGTGGGACAAGGGGCCGGACGTCCTCGTCGCCGCGGCGCTCGTGCCGGGTGGCCGGGCCAGGTCGACGCCGGAGGGCTGGCGCGTCAGCGGGCGCTGGCCCTACACCAGCGGGATCGACACGGCGGACTGGACGCTGGCCTGCACCCGCCCCGAAGACGGGGGCCCGGTGTTCGTCGCGGTGCCGCGCGCGGACTTCACGACCGCGGACAGCTGGCACACCGTCGGCATGCGCGGCACCGCGAGCCACACACTGATCCTCGACGACGTGCTCGTGCCGCCGCAGCGGGTGTTCCGCAGCGCCGACGCCGCCGCGGGCCACAGCGCAGGCAACCCGGGCCCGGTTTTCGAGGTCCCGCTGCGGGCGATCAGCGGGCTCACGTTCACCGCTCCCCTGCTGGGCGCCGCGCGCGGCGCCTTCGACGACTTCCGCCGCACCCTGCGACCCGGTTCCCCAGCCCCGGCGGGCGTGGCCCGCGCCGACGGCGAGACCGACGCCGCGGACCTGCTGCTGCACCGCGTGGCGGTCACCGCCGACCGGGGCGGCGCCGGCCCGGCGGAGGTGGCACGCGGCCTGCGCGACAGCGCGCTCGCCGCGTCCTTGCTCGTGAGTGCCGTGGACCGGCTGGTCACCGCCGCCGGTACCGCGGGGCAGTCCCGGGACCGTCCACTGCAACGGTTCTGGCGGGACGTGCACACCGCCTCCAGCCACGTCGCGCTGCGGTTCGACAAGGCGTCAGCGGCGTGGCTCCAGCTTCTCGAAGAGTCCACCGACAGAAGGAGTGTTGATGAGCACGACTGA
- a CDS encoding TetR/AcrR family transcriptional regulator, translating into MATVARKPSAGGRRAEAERNDVTVLAAARDVFIEHGWDAPVSAVAARAGVGMGSIYRRYPSKTDLLREMCLGAMRRATEEARAARDEEPDGWSALRRFMRCMVEARSCSLFVLIGNSVDGGEIAEAVAGLRAEMDALVDAAHRQGALRDGVTSADIYLLLTQLRSAPSIDAARAGELQLRFLDVILDGLAAPGATTLTGGAATWPELVFRDAPELS; encoded by the coding sequence GTGGCAACCGTGGCTCGCAAACCGTCCGCCGGTGGCCGGCGCGCCGAGGCGGAACGCAACGACGTGACCGTGCTCGCCGCGGCCCGCGACGTGTTCATCGAACACGGCTGGGACGCCCCCGTCTCCGCGGTGGCCGCCCGGGCCGGCGTCGGCATGGGCAGCATCTACCGCCGCTACCCCAGCAAGACCGACCTGCTCCGGGAGATGTGCCTCGGCGCGATGCGGCGCGCCACCGAGGAGGCCCGCGCGGCGCGGGACGAGGAGCCCGACGGCTGGTCGGCGCTGCGCCGGTTCATGCGCTGCATGGTCGAGGCGCGTTCGTGCTCGTTGTTCGTGCTGATCGGCAATTCCGTTGACGGCGGCGAGATCGCCGAGGCGGTGGCGGGTCTGCGCGCCGAGATGGACGCGCTGGTCGACGCCGCGCACCGGCAGGGCGCGCTGCGCGACGGCGTCACCTCCGCCGACATCTACCTGCTGCTGACGCAGCTGCGCTCGGCGCCGAGCATCGACGCGGCCCGGGCCGGCGAGCTGCAGCTGCGGTTCCTCGACGTGATCCTGGACGGGCTCGCCGCCCCCGGCGCCACCACGCTGACCGGCGGCGCGGCGACCTGGCCGGAGCTCGTCTTCCGGGACGCCCCCGAGCTGAGTTGA